Proteins encoded together in one Bombiscardovia nodaiensis window:
- a CDS encoding acetyltransferase produces MCAYNSGMALLQSILDALGQVHERTTSAPPFLMPSRLESPTAYGDFALRPVHTEDEEEWNRVRWGNQDWLRAWESNDPQGGPGLTFSQWIAAMRRGESTGSGAIFLMEYHMAIVGQISLGAICYGSMRTATVGYWVDQAHIGRGFAPLALALLADWAFYAAQGPHLHRIEVAILPENSRSLRVVAKLGMRAEGLKHSYMFVGGRWRDHLTFSLLAEDCQGSVLGRLQANYGDTPGNA; encoded by the coding sequence TTGTGCGCCTACAATAGCGGTATGGCTCTCTTGCAATCTATTCTCGATGCCTTGGGGCAAGTACATGAACGGACCACATCGGCCCCGCCGTTCCTTATGCCCTCTCGCCTGGAATCTCCAACAGCATATGGCGATTTCGCCTTGCGCCCTGTGCACACGGAGGATGAGGAGGAGTGGAATCGGGTGCGCTGGGGCAATCAGGACTGGTTACGGGCGTGGGAATCCAACGATCCACAAGGCGGACCTGGACTCACGTTTAGCCAGTGGATCGCAGCCATGCGGCGCGGTGAAAGCACGGGCAGTGGCGCCATTTTTCTGATGGAATACCACATGGCTATCGTGGGGCAAATCTCCTTGGGAGCCATTTGCTACGGCTCCATGCGCACTGCCACGGTTGGCTACTGGGTTGACCAGGCACATATTGGCCGTGGTTTCGCTCCACTGGCGCTCGCCCTGCTAGCCGACTGGGCTTTTTACGCGGCTCAGGGCCCCCACCTGCACCGGATTGAAGTGGCGATTTTGCCGGAAAATAGCCGTTCTCTGCGGGTTGTGGCCAAGCTGGGCATGAGGGCGGAAGGTTTGAAACACAGCTACATGTTCGTGGGTGGCCGCTGGCGCGATCATCTCACCTTCTCCCTCTTGGCGGAAGACTGCCAGGGCAGCGTATTGGGCCGTCTTCAGGCGAATTACGGCGACACGCCTGGGAACGCTTGA